A single genomic interval of Luteolibacter sp. Y139 harbors:
- a CDS encoding family 43 glycosylhydrolase, whose translation MNPRSNVGAFALISTFAGLALCGGAFKAQAQEAPAVTYRNPVIGGDFCDPSIILVGDTYYAAGTSSEWAPHYPIYTSKDLVNWQQIGHVFEKMPEWTSGSFWAPELYHHNGTFYVYYTARRKSDNVSVIGVATSDDPAKGFTDKGIILEWGSEAIDGFVFKDNDGKLYFSWKAYGLEKNRPVSLLASEMTDDALKLKGEPFELLQEGGKPISAEGQVMTRRGDWYYVFYSTKGCCGRGCDYQLEVSRAKSLKGPWEPSPVNPILSGGDEWKCPGHGTLVTLPDKRDFFLYHAYNAKENVYTGRQGLLGEISWQDNGWPVFAGGPTPRATGISPFGKQQAASPADFANSFDNPKPALAWQWDLRHSPTIKIADGALHLGVSDAPEASPAGTFLGVRVQQGDYTLTATVEPSGPAQEGIAIYGEAKSALVLRIEDKSLVLSKVEKGQPKQLATSPLPEGEKLQLRMVVREGHKFRFSSSTDGKEWKAIGDQEIDGAFIPPWDRAPRVGVVVAGKPGDTGNFDLVELHYERP comes from the coding sequence ATGAATCCCCGCTCCAACGTTGGCGCCTTCGCGTTGATCTCGACCTTTGCTGGCCTTGCTCTCTGCGGAGGAGCGTTCAAGGCGCAGGCTCAGGAAGCACCCGCCGTCACCTACCGCAATCCGGTGATCGGCGGAGACTTCTGCGATCCGAGCATCATCCTCGTCGGCGACACCTACTATGCGGCGGGTACTTCTTCCGAATGGGCGCCTCACTACCCGATCTACACGTCGAAGGACCTCGTCAATTGGCAGCAGATCGGCCACGTCTTTGAAAAGATGCCGGAATGGACGTCCGGCAGCTTCTGGGCACCCGAGCTGTACCACCACAACGGCACCTTCTACGTCTACTACACGGCCCGTAGGAAATCCGACAACGTCTCGGTGATCGGCGTGGCCACGAGCGACGACCCGGCGAAAGGATTCACCGACAAAGGCATCATCCTGGAGTGGGGCTCCGAGGCGATCGACGGCTTCGTTTTCAAGGATAACGACGGCAAGCTCTACTTCTCCTGGAAAGCGTATGGCCTGGAAAAGAACCGCCCCGTTTCCCTGCTCGCCAGCGAAATGACGGACGATGCCCTGAAGCTAAAGGGCGAGCCGTTTGAACTCTTGCAGGAAGGCGGCAAGCCAATCTCTGCCGAAGGCCAGGTCATGACCCGTCGCGGTGATTGGTATTACGTCTTCTATTCCACCAAGGGCTGCTGCGGCCGCGGCTGCGACTATCAGCTCGAAGTCTCTCGTGCCAAGAGCCTGAAAGGCCCGTGGGAACCGTCTCCCGTGAATCCCATCCTTTCCGGCGGCGACGAATGGAAGTGCCCGGGTCACGGCACCCTCGTCACGCTTCCGGACAAGCGGGACTTCTTCCTCTATCACGCGTACAACGCGAAGGAGAATGTCTACACCGGCCGGCAGGGTCTTCTCGGCGAAATCTCTTGGCAGGACAATGGCTGGCCAGTCTTCGCAGGTGGTCCAACACCTCGCGCGACGGGAATCTCGCCCTTCGGCAAGCAGCAGGCGGCGAGCCCCGCGGATTTCGCGAACTCTTTCGACAATCCAAAACCGGCACTCGCATGGCAGTGGGATCTTCGTCACTCACCCACTATCAAGATCGCGGACGGCGCGCTTCATCTCGGCGTCTCGGATGCGCCTGAGGCGAGTCCGGCCGGAACCTTCCTCGGCGTTCGTGTGCAACAAGGAGACTACACACTCACCGCCACCGTCGAGCCTAGTGGTCCAGCGCAAGAGGGTATCGCGATCTATGGTGAAGCAAAGAGCGCGCTCGTCCTTCGGATCGAAGACAAAAGCCTGGTGCTTTCGAAAGTGGAGAAGGGCCAGCCAAAGCAACTGGCTACCAGCCCTCTCCCCGAGGGTGAAAAGCTCCAACTCCGCATGGTCGTTCGCGAAGGCCATAAGTTCCGCTTCTCTTCCAGCACCGACGGCAAGGAATGGAAAGCCATCGGCGACCAAGAGATTGACGGCGCCTTCATCCCGCCATGGGACCGCGCGCCCCGAGTCGGCGTCGTTGTTGCAGGCAAACCCGGCGACACAGGAAACTTCGATTTGGTGGAGCTCCACTACGAACGTCCCTGA